The DNA window CTCCTCCGGGAGCAGTCCATCCCCATGACCGCCGAGACCATCGCCCGAAAGCTGGGCACATCCGCGAAACACATCAAGCCCCGCCTATCCGAGCTGAAGAAGCGGGACGAGATCACCAACGAGAACGGATTGTGGAGGGCAGCATGAGCACCCCTACCGACACTCACTTCACCCACATCGACCCCGACCTGTACGCGAAGGTATTCGAACTCCTCGACCCCGCACCGGAACCCGTCGCCCCCGCTGCTCCCGCACCGGTCTCCTTCATCCTCGCCACCCCGCCGGTACGCGTGGCCGGGGCGGTCGAGAAGACCCTCACCGACGCCTTGGCCTTCCTCGACACCCACGGCTGGGCCAAGCACAGGCTCATCCACCCCGAGGGCGCCCGCTGCTCCATCGGCGCCCTGCGCGCAGCGGCCGGCGCCCGCAACAACGCCTACCGGGACGCGGGCAACCTCCTCCTGGACGAGGCCCGCCAGCAGCACGGCAAGCGGTGGGAGTCCATCCCCTCCTGGAACGACTCCCACACCGGAGCGCAGGTACGTGGCGTGTGGGAGGCCGCTATCCGGCGCGCCCACCACATGAACATCTGACCGGTCTGGAGAAGTACTTGTCGTTCTCGTTCACCAACCCCAAGCCGAACAACGAGCCCTCGTTCTCCTTCACCGGGCCCAACCCGGCCGACCTGGACGAGCAACTCCAGGCGATCGCCGACATGGCACACGAAATCCTCCGCCTGGTCGCCGAGGTCCGCGGGCAGATCAGCAACTGAGCGCCCCCGCCAAGCAGACATGACGAGGGCGACTCCATCGGAAAGTCACGCGGAACATCTCCGCAGCCGGCATGTTCGGCCACGCTTCCAGCCACATCAAGCACGGCTGAAGGGTCAGACGGTGAGCGTGGTCTGGGTTCCGGTGTTCTGGCCGGGGATGGTGGCCTGGTTCTGGGCGCGGTGCATGGCCCAGTGCTCCCTGACCCACTTCTGGTGCTTCTTGTCGAGGGCCACGGTCAGCGGCTGGCCGTGGAGCTTGTCGTAGACGGGGTAGGCCCGCGTCTCCGCCGTGACGTCGAGGGTGAACGTGGTCGGGTCGATCGCGATCTGCCCGAGGTCGAAGAGCCGGTGGACGTCCTTGCGGAGCAGCAGGCCGCCGGACTCGGCGTGCTCCTGCTTCGCGGCGTAGCTGTAGAGGTGGGCGGCGTCCAGGACGGCGGCGGGCATCGGGCCGGTGAAGGCGCAGACCTCGCCGAAGGAGTCCAGCAGGGAGGCGCGGAACACGGCCTGGCCCTTGCGGACCCGGACCATGCGTTCGCTGTGGCCGCCGGTGATGACCTTGCGGGCCTTGTCGACGATGTTCAGGGAAGTGGCGTTCTTGCCGGTCTCCACCCGGGTCCGGAAGTCGTCCCAGCGCAGGCGCCGCAGGGCGTTCTGTGACTTGGGCTGCTCGCACAGGGCGCGCAGTTCCGGGGCGGTGACCTGGCCGCGCAGGTCGATCCAGCCGGCCTCGTGCTGGCTGCGGTAGGTCGTCACGTCCACCGTCGCGACGTGTCGGTTATCGAACTCGAACTTGCAGGACTCGGTCCAGCACCGGTACTTCGGCGTCATCGTCTTGCGCTCGGCGATGTCGGCCTTGCCGCACTTGGGGCAGGAGCTGACGTCGGCCGTGCCGGTCCCGGTCTTGATGTCCTCGATGACGGACAGGCCCAGCAGGGTCTTCCCGTCCCACAGCACGATCGTGTCCCCGACCGCCACGGTGGCCGAGTTCGGCACCCGGCTGTTCCAGCTGTAGTGCGTCGAGGGGTGGTCGTCGTACCCCTGTCCCACGCGCTTGGGGTCCTCACCCAGGTACATCAGCCACGCCGTCAAATTCGACTCCTTCAACGCCCGGTATCCGTCCCTGGTCACCGGCCGCGCAAGGCGTGCCGGTCGGACGGCTCACGTGCTCAACGTATCGGGCACCACTGACACTCCCGCCCCGCCGCGATCTCCTCCGCCGCGGGACACCTACGCCCCTCGGGCGCGGGAAAGGGCGGCCCCCTCTCGGCAAAAAGACCGGGGCCGCCCTCATACCAGCACGACCGACGCACTGGAGGCATCCAGCATGACTCACCTCATCCCGATCCCGCGACAGCGCAGGCCCCGGGTCTTGGACCTGTACTGCCACCGCGGCGGCATGGGCTTCGGCTACCACCAGGCCGGCTTCGACGTCACCGGCG is part of the Streptomyces subrutilus genome and encodes:
- a CDS encoding HNH endonuclease signature motif containing protein, translated to MTAWLMYLGEDPKRVGQGYDDHPSTHYSWNSRVPNSATVAVGDTIVLWDGKTLLGLSVIEDIKTGTGTADVSSCPKCGKADIAERKTMTPKYRCWTESCKFEFDNRHVATVDVTTYRSQHEAGWIDLRGQVTAPELRALCEQPKSQNALRRLRWDDFRTRVETGKNATSLNIVDKARKVITGGHSERMVRVRKGQAVFRASLLDSFGEVCAFTGPMPAAVLDAAHLYSYAAKQEHAESGGLLLRKDVHRLFDLGQIAIDPTTFTLDVTAETRAYPVYDKLHGQPLTVALDKKHQKWVREHWAMHRAQNQATIPGQNTGTQTTLTV
- a CDS encoding DUF6197 family protein, whose protein sequence is MSTPTDTHFTHIDPDLYAKVFELLDPAPEPVAPAAPAPVSFILATPPVRVAGAVEKTLTDALAFLDTHGWAKHRLIHPEGARCSIGALRAAAGARNNAYRDAGNLLLDEARQQHGKRWESIPSWNDSHTGAQVRGVWEAAIRRAHHMNI